A single window of Candidatus Limnocylindrales bacterium DNA harbors:
- the ilvN gene encoding acetolactate synthase small subunit yields MNESPKHTISILVENEFGVLSRVSAMFSGRGYNIESLSVAETLDPSVSRITLTVRGDASVLEQVTRQLYKMVSIIGIVDFREGEYVERELALIKVAFGSATRAEVMNIVNIFRANVVDVGTSVCIIEITGAQEKIDAMLRLLEPLGIKEIARTGSAALYRGERLLAFDAPAAQPEGVKENLG; encoded by the coding sequence ATGAACGAATCGCCGAAGCACACGATATCCATACTCGTCGAGAACGAGTTCGGCGTGCTGTCGCGCGTATCGGCCATGTTCAGCGGCCGTGGATACAACATCGAAAGCCTTTCGGTGGCCGAGACGCTCGACCCGTCGGTTTCGCGCATCACGCTGACCGTACGCGGCGACGCGTCGGTGCTCGAGCAGGTCACCCGGCAGCTCTACAAGATGGTTTCGATCATCGGCATCGTCGACTTTCGCGAAGGCGAATACGTCGAACGCGAGCTCGCGCTGATCAAGGTGGCATTCGGCAGCGCGACGCGCGCCGAAGTGATGAACATCGTCAATATCTTTCGTGCCAACGTCGTCGACGTCGGCACCAGCGTCTGCATCATCGAAATTACCGGTGCGCAGGAGAAGATCGACGCGATGCTGCGTCTTCTCGAGCCGCTCGGAATCAAGGAAATCGCGCGCACCGGCAGCGCGGCGCTCTATCGCGGCGAGCGCCTGCTCGCGTTCGATGCGCCCGCCGCCCAGCCTGAAGGAGTCAAGGAGAACCTCGGATGA
- the ilvC gene encoding ketol-acid reductoisomerase: MKIYDKSEAQLEKITSKTVAVLGYGSQGHAHAMNLRDSGVNVIIGLRAGSGSAAKAEAAGFKVFPVSDATAKADVVMMLVPDELAGELYAAEIGPHLKKGAYFAVAHGFNIHFKKIVPPADSGVFMVAPKGPGHLVRSEFAKGMGVPCLLAVHQDGPGDTEAVALAYAAAIGGTRAAVIGTTFREETETDLFGEQAVLCGGLTELIRAGFETLVEAGYAPEMAYFECLHETKLIVDLLYEGGIANMRYSISNTAEYGDLTRGKRVVGNETRAAMKQILGEIQSGKFADEWITEYKCGLPHFHELQKEGENHSIEKVGAKLRALMPWLQKDRLVDRARN, encoded by the coding sequence ATGAAGATTTACGACAAGAGCGAAGCACAGCTCGAAAAGATCACGTCAAAGACCGTCGCGGTTCTCGGATACGGCAGCCAGGGGCACGCGCATGCGATGAACCTGCGCGACAGCGGGGTCAACGTGATCATCGGCCTGCGTGCCGGCAGCGGATCGGCGGCCAAAGCCGAAGCGGCCGGCTTCAAGGTGTTCCCTGTCTCCGACGCCACTGCAAAAGCGGATGTCGTGATGATGCTCGTGCCCGACGAGCTCGCCGGCGAGCTGTATGCGGCCGAGATCGGACCGCATCTGAAGAAGGGCGCGTACTTTGCGGTGGCGCACGGTTTCAACATCCATTTCAAGAAGATCGTTCCGCCGGCCGACTCGGGCGTGTTCATGGTCGCACCGAAAGGCCCGGGACATCTCGTGCGCAGCGAGTTCGCAAAAGGCATGGGCGTGCCGTGTCTGCTCGCAGTCCATCAGGACGGCCCCGGCGATACCGAAGCGGTCGCGCTCGCCTATGCAGCCGCGATCGGCGGAACGCGCGCAGCGGTGATCGGAACGACGTTCCGTGAAGAGACCGAAACCGATCTGTTCGGCGAGCAGGCAGTCCTGTGCGGCGGCCTGACCGAGCTCATCCGCGCCGGATTCGAGACGCTCGTCGAGGCCGGCTACGCACCGGAGATGGCGTACTTCGAGTGCCTGCACGAGACCAAGCTGATCGTCGATCTTCTGTACGAAGGCGGCATCGCGAACATGCGCTACTCGATCAGCAATACCGCCGAGTACGGCGACCTTACGCGCGGCAAGCGCGTGGTCGGCAACGAGACGCGCGCCGCGATGAAGCAGATCCTCGGCGAGATCCAGTCGGGCAAGTTCGCCGACGAGTGGATCACCGAATACAAGTGCGGCCTGCCGCATTTCCACGAGCTGCAGAAAGAAGGCGAGAACCATTCGATCGAGAAGGTCGGCGCCAAGCTGCGCGCACTGATGCCGTGGCTGCAGAAGGATCGCCTCGTCGATCGCGCCAGGAATTGA
- a CDS encoding 2-isopropylmalate synthase, with the protein MSDHNGNDDWVRIFDTTLRDGEQSPGCTMNVDEKLVIARQLEALGVDVIEAGFAAASPGDFEAVRAVAHAVTGPVVLSLARPRESDIERALAAVDGAAKPGIHMFIATSDLHLEHKLNMSRQEVIDAAVWAVERAKRHVDYIEFSAEDASRSDTDYMIQVFGEVIRAGAVVCNVPDTTGYAVPEQLRALFHALKTRTPGGDRVIWSTHNHNDLGLAVANSLAAVEGGARQVECTINGIGERAGNTSLEEVVMALDTRRDHFGVTTRVKTKQIYPASQTLSKTIGVAIAPTKPVVGANAFAHEAGIHQDGVMKNKLTYEIMRPESVGRLSNSLVLGKHSGRHAFVGRLRELGINLEHVDVNDAFARFKDLADKKKEVYDEDLFAICAEDTEDEGRFELRNVEVASTMHGSPRASIELAIAGDVRRCTAEGDGIVDACYRAIKEATGLDPKLESYQVKGITGGTDAIGDVSCFVREDGIGVRGHGAHTDVVMASALAFVDALNRLESRRARLRGDSTSAAATVGP; encoded by the coding sequence ATGAGCGACCACAACGGCAACGACGACTGGGTACGGATTTTCGATACGACACTGCGCGACGGCGAGCAGTCGCCCGGCTGCACGATGAACGTCGACGAGAAGCTGGTGATCGCGCGCCAGCTCGAAGCCCTCGGCGTCGACGTGATCGAGGCCGGCTTCGCGGCCGCGTCGCCCGGCGATTTCGAAGCGGTGCGCGCGGTGGCGCACGCCGTCACGGGCCCGGTCGTGCTCAGCCTCGCGCGCCCGCGTGAAAGCGACATCGAGCGCGCGCTGGCTGCAGTCGATGGTGCAGCGAAGCCCGGCATCCACATGTTCATCGCAACGTCCGACCTGCACCTGGAGCACAAGCTCAACATGAGCCGCCAGGAAGTCATCGACGCCGCGGTCTGGGCCGTCGAGCGGGCGAAGAGGCACGTCGACTACATCGAGTTCTCCGCCGAGGACGCATCGCGCAGCGACACCGATTACATGATCCAGGTATTCGGCGAGGTGATCCGGGCCGGAGCGGTCGTCTGCAACGTGCCGGATACGACCGGTTACGCGGTGCCCGAGCAGCTGCGCGCATTGTTCCACGCGCTCAAGACCCGCACGCCTGGCGGCGATCGCGTGATCTGGAGCACGCATAACCACAACGACCTCGGCCTCGCGGTCGCGAACTCGCTGGCCGCCGTCGAGGGCGGCGCGCGCCAGGTCGAGTGCACGATCAACGGCATCGGCGAGCGCGCCGGCAACACGTCGCTCGAAGAGGTCGTCATGGCTCTCGATACGCGGCGTGACCATTTCGGCGTCACCACGCGCGTGAAGACGAAGCAGATCTATCCGGCCAGCCAGACGCTGTCGAAGACGATCGGCGTGGCGATCGCACCGACCAAGCCCGTGGTCGGAGCCAATGCGTTCGCGCACGAGGCCGGCATCCACCAGGACGGCGTCATGAAGAACAAGCTCACGTACGAGATCATGCGGCCGGAGTCGGTCGGGCGGCTCAGCAATTCGCTGGTGCTGGGCAAGCACTCGGGCCGGCACGCGTTTGTCGGGCGCCTGCGCGAGCTCGGCATCAACCTGGAGCACGTCGACGTCAACGATGCGTTCGCGCGCTTCAAGGACCTCGCCGACAAGAAGAAGGAAGTCTACGACGAAGACCTGTTCGCGATCTGCGCCGAAGACACCGAGGATGAAGGACGCTTCGAGCTGAGGAACGTGGAGGTCGCGTCGACCATGCACGGCTCGCCGCGGGCCAGCATCGAGCTCGCGATCGCCGGCGACGTCAGGCGCTGCACGGCGGAAGGCGACGGCATCGTCGATGCGTGCTACCGCGCGATCAAGGAGGCGACCGGCCTCGACCCCAAGCTCGAGAGCTACCAGGTCAAGGGCATCACCGGCGGCACCGATGCCATCGGCGACGTGAGCTGCTTCGTGCGCGAAGATGGAATCGGCGTGCGTGGCCACGGCGCGCACACCGACGTCGTCATGGCGAGCGCGCTCGCGTTCGTCGACGCGCTCAACCGCCTCGAAAGCCGCCGCGCCCGCCTGCGCGGCGACTCAACCTCGGCCGCCGCAACCGTCGGCCCGTAG
- a CDS encoding YdcH family protein codes for MDPRDEELVKSLAPEHAELRRSYERHAQLKAEVDDLTQRPHLTTEEELHRRELQKQKLVEKDRIARFLGEYRQRGQVSSGS; via the coding sequence ATGGATCCACGTGACGAAGAATTGGTGAAGTCGCTTGCCCCCGAACATGCGGAACTTCGACGATCCTACGAGAGGCATGCGCAACTGAAGGCCGAGGTCGACGATCTGACCCAGCGGCCGCACCTGACGACCGAAGAAGAATTGCATCGTCGCGAGCTGCAGAAGCAGAAGCTCGTCGAGAAAGACCGCATCGCGCGCTTCCTTGGCGAATATCGCCAGCGCGGGCAGGTTTCTTCCGGGTCCTGA
- the pssA gene encoding CDP-diacylglycerol--serine O-phosphatidyltransferase, whose product MRPRRRGTRLALLQDSVPRRGIFLLPNLITSMGLFCGIYSLVQTMQSNYASAALAILAAQIFDSLDGRVARMTNSTSRFGIEYDSLCDLVSFGVAPGLLIYKWALMPWGVWGWSAVGLYVICSAIRLARFNLLIGRVDTGFFLGLPVPGSAAMLASVVLMYRYVGRSGLPPKHVALLLLTYALALLMVSTVRYTSFKNLKLHGRQPLSRLVVAVLLLSFALAAYQPFIFIGISIYVASGPLMALVSWRKGEPAFGDLGHDDPLDKDPLRDHG is encoded by the coding sequence GTGAGACCGAGACGACGCGGCACCAGGCTCGCACTTCTGCAGGACTCGGTTCCGCGCCGCGGCATCTTCCTGCTGCCGAATCTCATCACGTCGATGGGGCTGTTCTGCGGCATCTACTCGCTCGTGCAGACGATGCAGAGCAACTACGCGTCGGCTGCGCTCGCGATCCTTGCCGCGCAGATCTTCGACAGCCTCGACGGGCGCGTCGCGCGCATGACGAATTCGACGAGCCGCTTCGGCATCGAGTACGACTCGCTCTGCGATCTCGTATCGTTCGGCGTCGCTCCCGGACTGCTGATCTACAAATGGGCGCTGATGCCGTGGGGTGTCTGGGGCTGGTCGGCCGTCGGCCTTTACGTGATCTGCTCGGCGATCCGCCTTGCGCGATTCAATCTTCTGATCGGACGAGTCGACACCGGATTCTTCCTCGGCCTGCCGGTGCCGGGCTCGGCGGCCATGCTCGCGTCGGTGGTGCTGATGTATCGCTACGTCGGACGCTCGGGCCTTCCGCCGAAGCACGTGGCGCTGCTGCTGCTGACCTATGCGCTCGCGCTGCTGATGGTCAGCACGGTACGCTACACAAGCTTCAAGAATCTCAAGCTGCACGGGCGCCAGCCGCTTTCACGGCTCGTCGTGGCGGTCCTGCTGCTCAGCTTTGCGCTTGCCGCGTACCAGCCGTTCATCTTCATCGGCATCTCGATCTACGTCGCGTCGGGGCCGCTCATGGCGCTGGTCTCGTGGAGAAAAGGCGAGCCCGCGTTCGGCGATCTCGGTCACGACGACCCGCTCGACAAGGATCCGCTTCGCGATCACGGTTGA
- a CDS encoding phosphatidylserine decarboxylase has product MKFAAEGRTVATIAAAAAVAAGAVAAASLSITCGIAVFVVAALLAVGVLLFFRDPDRTAPNDPSAVVSPADGRVVFAESGAPPHRFSNGSNVKIAIFMSPLDVHVNRSPVAASLVKADHRSGKFGAAYRSDAGDINESNSLLLRTAAGAEVVVVQIAGWLARRIICRVEPPARLARGERFGLIMFGSRVDVYLPPEARLAVKVGQTVRAGQTTLAHLESAAGGTS; this is encoded by the coding sequence GTGAAGTTCGCTGCGGAAGGACGCACCGTCGCGACGATCGCGGCCGCCGCTGCGGTTGCGGCAGGCGCCGTCGCCGCCGCTTCGCTGAGCATCACCTGCGGGATTGCCGTATTCGTCGTCGCGGCCCTGCTGGCCGTCGGCGTGCTGCTGTTCTTTCGCGATCCCGACCGCACCGCGCCGAACGATCCGTCGGCCGTCGTCAGCCCTGCCGACGGCCGCGTGGTGTTCGCCGAGAGCGGCGCACCACCGCATCGGTTCTCGAACGGGTCGAACGTCAAGATCGCCATCTTCATGTCGCCGCTCGACGTGCACGTGAACCGCTCGCCGGTCGCCGCGTCGCTCGTCAAAGCCGATCACCGCTCCGGCAAGTTCGGCGCGGCGTACCGCTCGGATGCCGGCGACATCAACGAATCGAATTCACTGCTGCTGCGAACGGCGGCCGGTGCCGAGGTCGTGGTCGTGCAGATCGCGGGCTGGCTGGCGCGCCGGATCATCTGCCGCGTCGAGCCGCCGGCTCGTCTGGCGCGCGGCGAGCGATTCGGCTTGATCATGTTCGGGTCGCGGGTGGATGTTTATCTGCCGCCCGAGGCCAGGCTTGCGGTCAAGGTCGGACAGACGGTCCGCGCGGGCCAGACGACGCTCGCGCACCTCGAGTCGGCCGCCGGAGGAACATCGTGA
- the truA gene encoding tRNA pseudouridine(38-40) synthase TruA has product MRVRGTVEYLGTKWAGWQLQPDQPTVQGELERALAIFTRSPVRVHSSGRTDAGVHASGQVIAFDVADDTDLERLFLAVNALTDKSISIVDLARANDAFDPRRHALSRTYEYTIVNARPPSPFLRDRSWHVIAPLDLEQLQRLARMLAGEHDFAAFRAADCESPSTRRFVTESVWTRDGAVYTYRVSANAFLKQMVRTLVGSMVDVVVGKLDEETFVELLGGGSRMLNGRTAPAAGLSLVRVEYPPELEHA; this is encoded by the coding sequence ATGCGCGTACGTGGGACAGTCGAGTATCTGGGAACGAAGTGGGCGGGCTGGCAGCTTCAGCCGGATCAGCCGACGGTCCAGGGTGAGCTCGAGCGCGCGCTCGCGATCTTCACGCGCAGCCCGGTTCGCGTGCATTCGTCCGGACGCACCGACGCCGGCGTGCACGCGAGCGGCCAGGTGATCGCATTCGATGTCGCCGACGACACCGATCTCGAGCGCCTCTTCCTTGCCGTCAACGCGCTGACCGACAAGAGCATCTCGATCGTCGACCTGGCGCGCGCCAATGATGCATTCGATCCGCGCCGCCACGCACTGTCGCGAACCTACGAGTACACGATCGTCAACGCGCGCCCTCCGTCGCCGTTCCTGCGCGACCGCAGCTGGCACGTCATCGCCCCGCTCGACCTCGAGCAGCTGCAGCGGCTTGCACGAATGCTGGCCGGCGAACACGATTTTGCCGCGTTTCGTGCCGCCGATTGCGAATCGCCGAGCACCCGGCGATTCGTGACCGAAAGCGTCTGGACGCGCGATGGTGCCGTGTACACGTACCGCGTGTCCGCCAACGCATTCCTGAAGCAGATGGTGCGAACGCTGGTCGGGTCGATGGTGGACGTGGTCGTCGGCAAGCTCGACGAGGAGACGTTCGTGGAGTTGCTGGGCGGCGGGTCGCGCATGCTCAACGGTCGGACGGCTCCCGCTGCCGGCCTCTCGCTGGTCCGCGTCGAATATCCGCCCGAGCTCGAGCACGCATGA